Within the candidate division WOR-3 bacterium genome, the region GGTGTGTAAAAGGGACTTGGTCGGCATTTAACTCAAGAGTATCGACAGCCCATATACCAGCAGTCTTTGAATATAAAAAAAGATAGTATAATGAACGATTGGCCCCTACAATTCTCTTTTTGGAGACAAGGAGGTAAGGATTTCCAGAAGAATCTAAGGCAATAATAGGCAGACTAAAGGATGCGGTGTCAGCAGCTACAACCTCTATAGTCCAGGCTGATAATGAAAAGAACATCAGCATAAGCATTTCAACCTCCCTTGTGGGATGCACAGACATTGAGAAAATCTACATCCCAATTCGTTATTTCACAATCAACATTTTCTCGCATTTGATTTCTTTTTCACCAGTTAGCATGAGGAAGTAGATACCGGCACTAAGATGGTTTACATTCAAGCTAGTTATATAGACTCCGGGTTCAGTTATTTCTTCAAGAATGATTGCGACCTTGCGACCAATAACATCGTAGAGATTGAGCGTTATATGTTGCTTTGTGGGAATAGAATATTGCAATTGGGCATTACAGCTAAGAATATTGGGCAGAATTTTGAGACCGAATTCACGATTTAGTGGCGTACTCGTAACCGCTTGTGGACCCCCACCTTCTTCTTCAAATTCATAGAGATTCCCTTTGTGGCACATCGCAAATTCACCACGGATTTTTGTTATTCTCATAACAATTTCACCATCGTTCATATAACTCGCTGGAGGAACAGGAAGTTCAACAGTCTTTGGAACACCAGCGTCATATTTTATCAGATGCTGGGCAGTATTGTCAATCTTCACCCATTGCCGCCATTCACCTTCGCTTTCATGATAGGCGGTAATATCAAGCCGATACTTTAAATCAGGATTTAAGCCAGTGAATTTGTAGATAAGTTCTGTCGTATCATAATCAACTGGATAATTCTCATAGGAAATGTAGCCATCGCGCTGAACTAAATAAGGTGACGGCGTTTCTGAACCCGCATAGATTGTGTAAAGAGGAATTGGAATATACTGTAAACTCTTCTGTAGTGTTTTAATCCCGAAGATATAAGGATTATCTTCGGATTCGTATTCTTCGGTGAATGCACTGTAAAGATAGATACCCGTAAGTATCTATCTCCAATCACAGGATGCCCACACCGATTGAGTATAGGGTGTATTGCTCAGATTACCATCACCATAAAGGTCAGAATGATAAAGCACTTCCCAATTCTGCTTGCCGTCAATAAATTGATGCTCATTCCAGACCAGAATATTATTATTCGCGGTAATCACTGGCCAATCAGAGCATTGATTTGGTGTCTCTATCTCTTTCCATTTTGTCCAATTTTGTGGTGGTTGATTCAAAAACCGTTCAGCTTTGTAGATTTCCCGGCTCTGGGTATTACCAGGTGTTTCTTCTTCACTCCAGACAACAATTGCCTTTTCATTGGTGAGATAAATGAACGGATGCAAGGATGGTTTGTTATAAGAATTTGAAATATTTATCGGGTCAGTCCAACCGGTCTCGGTTAAGCATTTATACCAGATTTCAGCAGCAGGCTCACCGGCTTCAGGCGGAAAGTCATAGACAATGTGGGGATAGCCATATTGCAAATCAATACTCGGTGAAGAAGGCTCCCAATCTTCAGGCACAGTAGCAGAATCTATAATTATTGTTTCGGTTCCGGGATTGAAGACATCAAATCGTTTGTAAACCACATAGGCCTTGCCTGGAGCATAGAGGACACCACTATATACCATATGACAGATATTATTTGCATCAATGCGAATTGCAGGTGGGGATACCCTTGGCTGGAATGGCGGGGGACCATAAGGATAAGAATCAACCATTACGACTGTCCAGTTTGGTTCATCATAACGGGCAAAGTAAATGACTGCAGGCGGATGGATTTGCCATACTTCATATGAATTGCGAAAGGCAAGGCAGGGGCGGGGATTCGGTTCGGTTGTCAATCCAATGCTTGGATTATAGGTAAATTGGGCAACATTTTGAGTCTGTGCCCAGGATGAACCACCGTCCGTAGATAATGAATAAGCACTCCAGGCATCGGGA harbors:
- a CDS encoding T9SS type A sorting domain-containing protein, which codes for MKIDNTAQHLIKYDAGVPKTVELPVPPASYMNDGEIVMRITKIRGEFAMCHKGNLYEFEEEGGGPQAVTSTPLNREFGLKILPNILSCNAQLQYSIPTKQHITLNLYDVIGRKVAIILEEITEPGVYITSLNVNHLSAGIYFLMLTGEKEIKCEKMLIVK